One window from the genome of Bdellovibrio sp. NC01 encodes:
- the secD gene encoding protein translocase subunit SecD, whose product MDGLRWRTIGAAAGIVLALVWVMPNIVKFGENSWWPSKQTLNYGLDIQGGLHLVMGVDVDGVVKESTTRMMASVKADMAKDGVEGVDVKADKPEAGEIIVTVANADAKKKAEKVLADKYPTQLQVVGSTDNTITARYFDSYLNDYKNRVIQQAIETIRNRVDEFGVAEPSISQQGSNRILVQLPGMADAEKAKQLINTTAKLDFMIVSTEKTPQELQALIADAEKAGNYKMADMKYSDYVTKLNADLKGKLPEKTVVYFEKAANAANMESGAVPFLLRTDTDLGGGALDDAFVGYDQYGGPQVSLHFNTAGAAKFADLTGASVGKQMAIVLDKVVKSAPSIRDRIAGGQAVITLGGGRDRNGMMDEAKMISTALRAGALPASLEQLEERRVGPTLGADSINKAKLGAYIGAALIVLFMMIYYKGMGVIANVSLLINILGVFALLTSFGATLTLPGIAAIALTVGFAVDANVLINERIKEELAMGHSLKVAIQEGYRHAMSAIIDSNVTTGATAVVLLYFGTGPVRGFAVNLLIGILTTLFANVFVSKVIVDQLITKFNVKKLSI is encoded by the coding sequence ATGGACGGACTTCGTTGGAGAACAATCGGCGCGGCAGCGGGTATTGTTTTGGCCCTAGTTTGGGTCATGCCAAATATCGTAAAATTCGGTGAGAACTCTTGGTGGCCTTCAAAGCAAACTTTGAACTACGGTCTTGATATCCAAGGTGGCTTGCACTTGGTAATGGGCGTAGACGTTGACGGTGTGGTGAAAGAATCCACAACTCGTATGATGGCTTCTGTGAAAGCAGATATGGCTAAAGATGGCGTTGAAGGTGTCGACGTGAAAGCGGATAAACCTGAAGCGGGCGAAATCATCGTGACTGTTGCAAATGCAGACGCGAAGAAAAAAGCTGAAAAAGTATTGGCAGACAAATACCCAACACAACTTCAAGTTGTGGGTTCAACTGACAACACAATCACAGCTCGTTATTTCGATTCATACTTGAACGATTATAAAAATCGCGTGATTCAACAAGCGATTGAAACAATCCGTAACCGTGTCGATGAATTCGGTGTGGCAGAGCCTTCGATTTCTCAACAAGGTTCAAACCGTATCTTGGTTCAATTGCCAGGTATGGCCGATGCTGAAAAAGCAAAACAGTTGATCAATACAACTGCGAAACTTGATTTCATGATCGTATCTACTGAAAAGACTCCACAAGAGTTGCAAGCTTTGATCGCTGATGCGGAAAAAGCGGGTAACTACAAAATGGCTGACATGAAGTACTCTGATTATGTGACTAAATTGAATGCGGATTTGAAAGGTAAACTTCCAGAAAAAACTGTTGTTTACTTCGAAAAAGCAGCCAATGCCGCGAACATGGAGTCGGGCGCTGTTCCATTCTTGCTAAGAACTGATACAGATCTTGGTGGTGGCGCTTTGGATGACGCCTTTGTTGGTTACGACCAATACGGTGGTCCACAAGTTTCTTTGCACTTCAATACAGCAGGTGCTGCGAAGTTCGCTGATTTGACTGGCGCAAGCGTTGGTAAACAAATGGCGATCGTTCTAGATAAAGTCGTTAAATCTGCGCCAAGCATCCGCGATCGTATCGCTGGCGGCCAAGCGGTTATCACTTTGGGTGGTGGTCGTGACCGTAACGGTATGATGGATGAAGCGAAAATGATTTCAACAGCTCTTCGTGCGGGTGCATTGCCTGCATCTTTGGAGCAATTGGAAGAGCGTCGTGTAGGTCCAACTTTGGGTGCTGACTCTATCAATAAAGCGAAATTGGGCGCCTACATTGGTGCGGCTTTGATCGTTCTATTTATGATGATCTACTACAAAGGCATGGGCGTTATCGCGAACGTATCTTTGTTGATCAATATCTTGGGTGTCTTCGCTCTATTGACTTCATTCGGTGCAACTTTGACTTTGCCTGGTATCGCGGCGATCGCTTTGACGGTCGGTTTTGCGGTCGATGCGAACGTTTTGATTAACGAACGTATCAAAGAGGAACTGGCAATGGGTCACAGTTTGAAAGTGGCGATCCAAGAAGGTTACCGTCATGCGATGTCTGCGATCATCGACTCGAACGTAACGACAGGTGCAACTGCAGTTGTATTGTTGTACTTCGGAACTGGTCCAGTACGTGGTTTCGCAGTGAACTTGTTGATCGGTATCTTGACGACTCTATTTGCGAACGTGTTCGTATCTAAAGTTATCGTCGATCAATTGATCACTAAATTTAACGTTAAGAAGTTGTCTATCTAA
- the yajC gene encoding preprotein translocase subunit YajC — MLFGLLVSTAYAQSAAPAGGAPSTFEMFVPFIFIFVIFYFLIIRPQSKRQKEHQKFLTELKRGDEVITASGILGRIEGITDQFVTVEIADGVKVKMLRTQIATTQKAATAEEKK, encoded by the coding sequence ATGTTATTCGGTCTACTAGTATCTACAGCTTATGCTCAATCCGCAGCTCCTGCTGGCGGCGCTCCATCTACATTCGAGATGTTTGTTCCGTTCATCTTCATCTTCGTTATTTTCTATTTCTTGATCATTCGCCCACAATCTAAACGTCAAAAAGAGCACCAAAAGTTTTTGACGGAGCTTAAACGTGGCGACGAAGTGATCACTGCTTCAGGCATCTTGGGCCGTATCGAAGGCATCACAGATCAATTCGTGACTGTGGAAATTGCTGATGGCGTGAAAGTTAAAATGTTACGTACTCAAATCGCAACAACTCAGAAAGCAGCAACAGCAGAGGAAAAGAAATAA
- the tgt gene encoding tRNA guanosine(34) transglycosylase Tgt, with the protein MLDGKNMTTETPQMSLGEFKVHKTEGNARRATLMTAHGPVQTPVFMAVGTKATVKAMTPEELKECGTQVVLGNTYHLHLRPGEKTIAKMGGLHKFMNWNGPILTDSGGFQVFSLSQLRNMSEEGVEFRSHLDGAKYFISPEKSMEIQMDLGSDIIMAFDECLQYPATDEDIERSMALTYRWLLRSKAAMTRKESLLFGIVQGGLSLKHRLKSLEQVTSVDLPGYALGGFSVGEPIHLMHELLPHVAPKMPENKPRYLMGVGTPTDLIIAIDAGIDMFDCVMPTRVARNGTIYTWQGKVSIKRSEYKEDPSPLDPECDCYTCTNYSRAYLRHLFLSGEILGSRLNTIHNIHFYMKLMEKAREAIAEGRWAQYRDDCLTRFVKKDK; encoded by the coding sequence ATGTTGGACGGAAAAAACATGACAACAGAAACACCGCAAATGTCTTTAGGCGAATTCAAAGTTCATAAAACCGAGGGCAATGCTCGTCGCGCGACTTTGATGACAGCTCACGGTCCAGTGCAAACACCGGTGTTCATGGCAGTTGGAACAAAAGCCACTGTTAAAGCGATGACTCCGGAAGAATTAAAAGAGTGCGGCACGCAAGTTGTTTTGGGTAACACGTATCACTTGCATCTTCGTCCTGGCGAAAAAACAATCGCAAAAATGGGCGGTCTTCATAAATTCATGAACTGGAACGGTCCGATCCTGACAGACTCTGGTGGCTTCCAAGTGTTCTCATTGTCACAACTTCGCAACATGAGCGAAGAGGGTGTGGAATTCCGTTCGCACTTGGATGGCGCAAAATATTTTATCTCTCCTGAAAAGAGCATGGAGATCCAAATGGATCTTGGCTCTGACATCATTATGGCTTTCGACGAATGCCTTCAGTATCCCGCAACGGATGAAGACATCGAAAGATCTATGGCGCTGACGTATCGTTGGTTGCTTCGCTCTAAAGCGGCGATGACTCGCAAAGAAAGTTTGCTGTTTGGTATCGTGCAAGGGGGCTTAAGCCTTAAGCACCGTTTGAAATCTTTGGAGCAAGTAACGAGTGTTGACCTTCCAGGTTACGCTTTGGGTGGCTTCAGTGTTGGTGAGCCGATTCACTTGATGCATGAGTTGCTTCCGCATGTCGCGCCAAAAATGCCTGAAAATAAGCCGCGCTATTTGATGGGCGTGGGCACGCCAACAGATTTAATTATTGCAATCGACGCGGGCATCGATATGTTCGATTGCGTCATGCCTACTCGTGTAGCACGTAACGGAACGATCTATACATGGCAGGGTAAAGTCAGCATCAAACGTTCTGAATACAAAGAAGATCCATCTCCACTTGATCCAGAATGTGACTGCTATACGTGCACGAATTACTCTAGAGCGTACTTGAGACATCTATTCTTGAGTGGTGAAATTTTAGGCTCGCGTTTGAACACAATCCACAACATCCATTTCTACATGAAACTCATGGAAAAAGCGCGTGAAGCTATCGCAGAAGGTCGTTGGGCGCAGTACCGCGATGACTGCTTAACGCGTTTCGTAAAGAAGGATAAATAG
- the queA gene encoding tRNA preQ1(34) S-adenosylmethionine ribosyltransferase-isomerase QueA, with protein MKITDLDFQFPEELIATSPVRPSRVMWVNEAGQPSEISLQDLLSKIQPQDVLVLNNTQVLKRRVFSGDVEILFLKQISATDWEVLFPSKKYKIGESLELPLGVAMTLQQKGRPQVVRLSEEVSEDYFQKVAELPLPPYIQKARNERHTVDADESWYQTAWAKTPGSFAAPTASLHFSAQDIQALKAKGVNIVEVTLHVGLGTFLPVTAEDLNDHDMHEEYVEISSQSWKSILSAKEQGAHIWSLGTTSTRSVESAAGGLLQGSPEEGYRGFTKLLIQPGYKFKIVDRLLTNFHQPQSTLLALVAGFSSLETVKACYHWAIERKFRLFSYGDLSVWIARSE; from the coding sequence ATGAAAATCACGGATCTCGACTTCCAGTTTCCCGAAGAACTTATTGCCACTTCACCGGTGCGTCCTTCGCGCGTAATGTGGGTGAATGAAGCGGGTCAGCCTTCAGAAATTTCTCTTCAGGATTTGCTTTCTAAGATTCAACCCCAAGACGTTTTGGTTTTGAATAATACGCAAGTTTTAAAACGCCGTGTGTTTTCAGGTGATGTTGAGATTCTTTTCCTCAAACAAATTTCAGCGACGGATTGGGAAGTTTTGTTCCCATCCAAGAAATATAAAATCGGGGAGTCCCTAGAGCTGCCATTGGGTGTTGCGATGACACTCCAACAAAAGGGCCGCCCGCAAGTGGTGCGCTTAAGTGAAGAAGTCAGCGAAGACTATTTTCAAAAAGTGGCAGAATTGCCGTTGCCTCCGTACATTCAAAAAGCGCGTAATGAACGCCACACTGTTGATGCTGATGAATCGTGGTATCAAACGGCGTGGGCGAAAACACCGGGCAGCTTTGCTGCGCCCACAGCAAGTTTGCACTTTAGCGCTCAGGATATTCAGGCACTCAAAGCCAAAGGTGTGAACATTGTCGAAGTCACTTTGCACGTGGGCTTGGGAACGTTCTTGCCGGTGACCGCCGAAGATCTGAACGATCATGATATGCATGAAGAGTATGTTGAGATCTCCTCGCAAAGCTGGAAAAGCATTTTGAGCGCCAAAGAACAGGGGGCTCACATTTGGTCCCTGGGAACGACGTCAACACGCTCTGTGGAAAGTGCCGCAGGTGGTTTGCTGCAAGGATCGCCTGAGGAAGGCTATCGTGGCTTCACGAAGCTTTTAATTCAACCTGGCTACAAATTTAAGATCGTTGATCGCCTGCTAACAAACTTCCATCAACCGCAATCGACACTGCTTGCTTTGGTGGCTGGATTTTCTTCCCTCGAGACAGTAAAAGCTTGCTATCACTGGGCTATTGAGAGAAAGTTCCGACTCTTTTCTTACGGCGATCTTTCTGTATGGATCGCACGCTCGGAGTAA
- a CDS encoding TolC family protein yields MEKTLRDNREIKASDSAVAAAKADRDGAFAKYLPSVSVTAAYTHLNDDIEIDLHDLRSAMIASSAASATAASGNPAVGNAVANQLNAALPNFVLPIQKQDFTFATVNLMQPLFTGGKITANKRAKEELYNNSQTESTDTQGRILVELVQQYFTVQLASKVREVRNDSLTTFKEHQRIAAALVKQGQLSRAQKMKVDVAVADAESALSKSIRDENLAKKVLANTLELSDTDFNLTTPLSLKPLKPMESYSSTAGNENFSLKQIHHKRSLLEAKQTAARSEFYPTLALIGSYEFYEKDLTELAPKWFVGVALKMNIFNGGGDKSDLNVISQQKVYLDYFEGHANTLVNIGVEKYYSEILNAKEQYDTLQKTKSLAEESLRLNNSAFKNGFSKSTDVIDSELALLSVRLNELKVLYDYNSNYVQLLKFSGQKDEIVAIYKAEEKTP; encoded by the coding sequence ATGGAAAAAACCTTGCGCGATAATCGTGAAATTAAAGCCTCGGACTCTGCCGTTGCAGCGGCTAAGGCCGATCGCGATGGAGCTTTCGCGAAATATCTTCCCAGCGTCAGCGTGACGGCGGCCTATACTCATCTGAACGATGATATTGAAATTGATTTACATGATCTGCGTTCGGCCATGATTGCGTCATCTGCGGCTTCGGCAACCGCAGCTTCGGGCAATCCCGCCGTTGGGAATGCAGTCGCAAACCAATTGAATGCGGCTTTGCCTAACTTTGTTTTGCCAATTCAAAAACAGGATTTCACTTTTGCGACGGTCAACCTGATGCAACCGCTTTTTACTGGTGGAAAAATCACCGCTAACAAACGTGCGAAGGAAGAACTTTATAACAACTCGCAAACAGAAAGCACGGACACTCAAGGGCGTATTTTGGTGGAGCTGGTGCAACAGTATTTTACTGTGCAACTGGCAAGCAAAGTTCGCGAAGTGCGCAATGATTCACTGACCACGTTTAAAGAGCATCAGCGGATTGCCGCGGCTCTGGTCAAACAAGGCCAACTTTCACGCGCGCAAAAAATGAAAGTGGATGTTGCGGTGGCTGATGCTGAAAGTGCATTGTCCAAATCTATTCGCGATGAAAACTTGGCCAAAAAGGTCTTAGCGAACACACTCGAGTTGTCTGATACCGATTTCAATTTAACCACGCCGCTTTCATTAAAGCCGCTAAAGCCCATGGAAAGCTATTCCAGCACTGCGGGCAATGAAAACTTCAGTTTAAAACAAATTCATCACAAGCGCTCACTGTTAGAGGCGAAACAAACGGCAGCCCGATCTGAGTTTTATCCGACCTTGGCCTTAATCGGCAGTTACGAGTTTTACGAAAAAGATCTGACAGAGCTCGCACCGAAATGGTTTGTTGGCGTCGCTCTTAAAATGAATATCTTTAACGGTGGCGGCGACAAAAGTGATTTGAATGTTATCAGCCAACAAAAAGTGTATTTGGATTATTTCGAAGGCCACGCAAATACTTTAGTAAACATCGGCGTTGAAAAATATTATTCAGAAATTCTGAACGCCAAAGAACAATACGACACTCTTCAAAAAACCAAAAGTCTAGCTGAAGAAAGTCTGCGTTTAAATAATTCAGCCTTTAAGAATGGCTTTTCAAAAAGCACGGACGTCATCGATTCCGAACTCGCTTTACTTTCCGTTCGTCTGAATGAGCTGAAAGTTCTTTACGACTACAACAGCAACTACGTTCAACTCTTAAAATTCAGCGGTCAAAAAGATGAAATCGTTGCCATCTATAAAGCTGAGGAGAAAACGCCATGA
- a CDS encoding HlyD family secretion protein gives MKFLCLTLCLSLCACTEKQDYFYGEVAATEVDVGVKIPGRIKDIQVSEGQAVSKDFVMGFLESPEVAAKMMSAKAGKGAARDQLKLARTTYERVEKLYEEGAVTRQQRDEARFKYEASRAQLSASEGVVGEVTAAADETQIKSPIEGEVLQIVSNVGELISPGYPVITVVNLKDQWVVFNVREDRLKDFKKDQTVKVKIPALDKEYSMKITYISALGAFAKWKSTNEQGRFDLKTFELRARPSESIEGLRPGMTALVSL, from the coding sequence ATGAAATTTCTCTGTCTGACATTGTGTTTAAGTCTTTGTGCATGTACCGAAAAACAAGATTACTTTTATGGCGAGGTCGCAGCCACTGAGGTCGATGTCGGTGTGAAAATCCCTGGACGTATTAAAGATATTCAAGTCAGCGAAGGCCAAGCGGTCAGTAAAGATTTTGTCATGGGTTTTTTGGAAAGTCCCGAAGTGGCAGCGAAAATGATGTCCGCCAAAGCCGGCAAAGGTGCCGCACGCGATCAGTTGAAACTGGCGCGCACCACTTATGAACGCGTTGAAAAACTTTATGAAGAAGGGGCCGTCACCAGACAACAGCGTGACGAAGCACGCTTTAAATATGAAGCGTCCCGCGCACAGTTGTCAGCATCAGAAGGAGTTGTCGGAGAAGTCACAGCCGCCGCTGATGAAACCCAAATTAAATCGCCTATCGAAGGCGAGGTTTTACAAATCGTTTCTAACGTTGGTGAACTTATTTCCCCAGGTTATCCCGTGATCACGGTCGTCAATCTGAAAGACCAATGGGTTGTGTTTAACGTTCGCGAAGATCGCCTGAAAGATTTTAAAAAAGATCAAACCGTGAAAGTTAAAATTCCCGCACTCGATAAAGAGTATTCCATGAAGATCACCTATATTTCCGCCTTGGGAGCTTTCGCCAAATGGAAGTCAACAAACGAGCAAGGACGTTTTGATTTAAAAACATTCGAACTTCGCGCACGTCCCTCTGAAAGCATTGAAGGTTTACGTCCGGGAATGACTGCTCTAGTTTCTTTATAG
- a CDS encoding ABC transporter permease, which yields MKDLATVWKLEWLRLTSNRGLLFLVVAWPLLYAFFFGGIFLDRVVNHMPTAIVDLDNSALSHTYLRFLESNRSFRLDQSYSSPEELKNDFLSGKWAVAVIIPKDFQRNIKRGHRVQITAWINATNLIVANLAASELATLTGTVAGGVQLKVLRKGGLSLVRAMNMIQPIPLEMARLYNPGLNYLNYLTPGIWAAILHQVLILLGALCFVPHQQRQEIPALLAQVKSSNSFFWGKWTFYFAVGLISFELFFRVVFPLFNVGLHAPVYQLLIFSSLLTATALSLGCLISLASSRTVGAMKGVLLLASPAFILSGYTFPIKEMPAVYEYITAIFPLTPFISGYRKIYQEGATLHEVTPEMLHLALLLVVYLGLALLFYRKKWRAPS from the coding sequence GTGAAAGATTTGGCCACGGTCTGGAAATTAGAATGGCTGCGTCTGACTTCAAATCGCGGTCTGCTTTTTCTGGTGGTGGCGTGGCCCCTGCTTTATGCATTTTTTTTTGGCGGAATCTTTTTAGATCGTGTTGTCAATCACATGCCCACGGCCATCGTCGATCTGGATAACAGTGCGCTGTCTCACACCTACTTGCGTTTTTTGGAAAGCAATCGATCCTTTCGTTTGGATCAGTCGTATAGCAGTCCTGAAGAACTTAAGAATGACTTTTTAAGTGGCAAATGGGCCGTCGCCGTGATCATTCCCAAAGATTTTCAAAGAAATATAAAACGGGGTCATCGCGTGCAGATCACGGCGTGGATCAACGCCACCAATCTGATTGTCGCCAACCTTGCCGCTTCAGAGCTTGCGACTCTGACTGGAACTGTTGCGGGTGGCGTGCAGTTAAAAGTCTTGCGCAAAGGCGGACTGTCGCTCGTTCGCGCGATGAATATGATTCAACCTATTCCGCTCGAAATGGCGCGTCTTTATAATCCGGGACTTAACTATTTAAATTACCTGACCCCGGGTATTTGGGCCGCGATCTTACATCAAGTTTTAATTTTATTGGGCGCTTTATGTTTTGTGCCTCATCAACAGCGTCAGGAAATCCCAGCACTCTTAGCGCAGGTTAAAAGTTCCAATTCCTTTTTTTGGGGAAAATGGACTTTTTATTTTGCTGTAGGTCTTATCAGTTTTGAACTTTTCTTTCGGGTTGTCTTCCCCCTCTTTAATGTGGGACTTCATGCTCCCGTTTATCAGCTCTTAATATTTTCAAGCCTCCTGACCGCAACCGCTCTGTCACTGGGTTGTTTGATCTCGCTTGCTTCTTCGCGCACGGTGGGTGCGATGAAAGGGGTCTTACTTTTAGCGTCCCCCGCATTTATTTTATCAGGATATACTTTTCCAATTAAAGAGATGCCCGCCGTTTACGAATATATCACCGCGATATTCCCTCTGACGCCGTTCATTTCCGGTTATCGCAAAATCTATCAAGAAGGCGCCACTTTACACGAGGTCACTCCAGAGATGCTTCATCTTGCCCTATTGCTGGTCGTATATTTAGGCCTGGCCTTGTTATTCTATCGCAAGAAATGGAGAGCGCCGTCATGA
- a CDS encoding ABC transporter permease produces the protein MKYFFKIFLSELQKVFRNHDILLMVLGAPILYGVVLSFAYTQGRVENVPVAVVAQDSSAFTQNLLRQIDATEEVALTDSFTTIPEATHAIKNGDNVALLYVPKNFTKRRLRLQASPLYLATNTSNFALSNPAMVGTATVTQTFGAGTLMALMRKTGQTKEKAFNLASPIALDTRQIFNPLLNYSFFFVPGLIYAILQQIILVGLCFSLTEEKDRRVWQPPQSFGMVAPYIVGRCLPYALINLLFSLAYIYILLPWIHLNVSYTQLGLITVFGFAFVFASSAMAFLFGLLFKDSVTAIVALMFYSMPAFLISGMSWPSFNLSLPLKILSWFTPITHFGEAIRRILLEPEVGFQHVLTSFLNTLLFAIVVVGVCIWILVRNKADQTKLT, from the coding sequence ATGAAATACTTTTTTAAAATTTTCCTCTCAGAGCTGCAAAAAGTATTTCGGAATCACGACATTCTGCTCATGGTTCTTGGTGCGCCAATTTTGTATGGTGTGGTTTTAAGTTTTGCCTACACTCAAGGGCGCGTTGAAAATGTTCCCGTGGCTGTGGTTGCTCAAGATTCATCTGCATTCACACAAAATCTTCTTCGTCAGATCGATGCAACCGAAGAGGTGGCATTGACCGACTCGTTTACAACAATTCCCGAGGCTACTCACGCTATAAAAAATGGTGACAACGTCGCCTTGCTTTACGTGCCAAAAAACTTCACCAAAAGACGTCTGCGCCTGCAAGCAAGTCCCCTATATCTTGCGACTAATACTTCCAACTTCGCACTTTCAAATCCCGCCATGGTGGGAACGGCAACCGTCACTCAAACTTTTGGAGCTGGGACCTTAATGGCCCTTATGCGCAAAACCGGGCAAACCAAAGAAAAAGCTTTCAACCTTGCAAGTCCGATCGCTTTAGATACCCGGCAGATTTTTAATCCTCTTCTGAATTACAGCTTCTTTTTTGTCCCAGGACTTATTTACGCCATTCTTCAACAAATCATTCTTGTGGGACTTTGTTTTAGCCTGACTGAAGAAAAAGATCGTCGGGTCTGGCAACCGCCGCAATCTTTTGGCATGGTTGCGCCGTATATTGTGGGTCGCTGTCTGCCCTATGCGCTGATCAATCTTTTATTCTCGCTCGCCTATATCTATATTTTACTGCCGTGGATTCATTTAAATGTCTCGTATACGCAGTTGGGCCTTATCACGGTTTTTGGTTTTGCATTTGTGTTTGCAAGCTCTGCCATGGCATTTCTGTTTGGACTTTTATTTAAAGATTCCGTCACGGCGATTGTGGCTTTGATGTTTTACTCGATGCCGGCATTTTTAATTTCAGGAATGTCTTGGCCTTCATTTAATCTGAGCTTACCACTTAAGATTTTAAGCTGGTTCACTCCTATCACACATTTTGGTGAAGCCATTCGTCGTATTCTGCTAGAGCCTGAAGTTGGTTTTCAGCACGTGCTGACTTCATTTTTGAATACGCTGTTATTTGCGATTGTCGTTGTGGGAGTTTGTATTTGGATTTTAGTTCGGAACAAAGCAGATCAAACGAAATTAACGTAA
- a CDS encoding pyridoxamine 5'-phosphate oxidase family protein: MDNKSQHSSDPEIRKLGELIKDVKVAMLTTKCADNTLHCSPLMTQQVDFDGDLWFIIAKDSHKVKDISGDDHVNLSYSNAHGTYVSVTGTAELVDDKEKVHQLWSKFYQAYFPQGELDPNIQLLRINVDKAEYWDSPSNPIAKILEFTRLATGKPTKMGEHGTLNLNH, encoded by the coding sequence ATGGACAACAAATCACAACATAGCTCTGATCCCGAAATTCGAAAATTAGGTGAACTGATCAAAGACGTGAAAGTGGCAATGCTCACAACAAAGTGCGCGGATAATACGCTCCACTGCTCTCCATTGATGACTCAACAAGTGGATTTTGACGGCGACTTGTGGTTCATCATCGCGAAAGATTCGCACAAAGTGAAAGACATCAGCGGCGACGATCATGTGAATTTATCTTATTCAAATGCGCACGGCACTTATGTGTCCGTCACAGGCACCGCTGAGCTAGTTGATGATAAAGAAAAAGTTCATCAACTGTGGAGCAAGTTCTATCAAGCCTACTTCCCCCAAGGCGAACTTGACCCGAACATTCAATTATTGCGTATCAACGTCGACAAAGCAGAATATTGGGACTCACCTTCAAATCCGATCGCGAAAATTTTAGAGTTCACGCGTCTCGCAACAGGCAAGCCTACAAAAATGGGCGAACACGGTACGTTGAATTTAAATCATTAA
- the tsaA gene encoding tRNA (N6-threonylcarbamoyladenosine(37)-N6)-methyltransferase TrmO, producing MKKHGEVFEFAAIGHVQTPFKDKFGIPRQPGLVSQAKGVIKMQDDPDLKTALRSLEEFSHLWIVFVFHEHGGKNWKPSIRPPRLGGNRKVGVLASRSPHRPNPIGMSAVILEKVDWEAKGGVEIHVAGVDLLDGTPVLDLKPYIPYADSIPDANPGWASDAITRIPVQFSDEALAEIAKRDPNGEQNLKALIIEVLELDPRPAFKKRQAPSTDPAQWGTRYGFDMLGNDVKYEIREGHFYVYAIL from the coding sequence ATGAAGAAGCATGGAGAAGTTTTTGAATTTGCAGCTATCGGTCATGTGCAGACTCCGTTTAAAGATAAATTTGGAATTCCTAGACAGCCGGGACTTGTTTCACAAGCGAAGGGTGTCATCAAAATGCAAGACGATCCCGATTTGAAAACCGCCCTAAGATCTTTAGAGGAGTTTTCCCATCTGTGGATCGTTTTTGTTTTTCATGAACACGGTGGTAAGAACTGGAAGCCGAGCATTCGTCCTCCAAGATTGGGTGGGAATCGCAAGGTTGGAGTTCTAGCTTCGCGTTCACCGCACCGCCCGAATCCGATCGGAATGTCTGCGGTCATCTTGGAAAAGGTCGATTGGGAAGCAAAAGGTGGTGTTGAAATTCACGTCGCAGGTGTGGATCTTTTAGATGGCACTCCGGTTTTGGATTTAAAGCCTTATATCCCGTACGCTGATTCAATTCCCGATGCTAATCCAGGGTGGGCATCAGACGCGATCACGCGCATTCCTGTGCAGTTCAGCGATGAAGCTTTAGCAGAGATCGCAAAACGCGATCCCAACGGCGAACAAAACCTCAAAGCCTTGATCATCGAAGTGCTAGAACTCGATCCACGCCCAGCCTTCAAAAAACGCCAAGCCCCATCAACAGATCCAGCTCAATGGGGCACACGCTATGGCTTCGATATGCTAGGCAACGACGTCAAATACGAAATCCGCGAAGGCCATTTCTACGTCTACGCCATTCTTTAA